tattattattatgattatcattattattattattacgattatgattattatcattattattgtctAACGAACTTACGGCTTCCTGCGTAAAGAGTCATGAAACAAGAAAAAGTCAGAGATtgatcgttaaaaaatattacagatCGTCGAAAAGGTTTTGTACGAAGTTCTTAGCGACACCACCGTGCACTCGATCGTCACTATGCGAATTTTGTGAAATGACccacagatatatatatatataatagtaacaaTTCGATCGATCCGAATCGAATTAACGGGAAAAGTAGAAAttaggggagggagagagagagagatgggaaaaaattacaattttacgaGAAGAGAGAAGCAAATCTagcaaagtatatatatatgtgtgtatatatatatatatatacacatacacacacatatatactaCTAAGGAAAgtcgaaagaaacgaagggAACGTTCGTTGGAacggtaaaaaaagaaaaaaggtcgAAGCTTTTGCtgaacggagagagagagagaatggccAATTTACTTTCGAGAAAGTCAATGACAATTTCTCGAGGCAATCGAAATGATCTCGAGCTCGAGACACAGCGGCATGAGAACGGTGACCGTTTCGTCCCGATCCGTGCACCGTTAAACCAAACTCACTCGATCTCTACTGACCTCTCTATGAGTTTACGCATCTCCTCGGTGGTCATGCCGTCCTTGCCGCGAGCATTCACTGAAATAGAAAAACACACGGCACGATTGACACAACGGTAAACTACTACGACGACACGTAGCATGCAAATGTGTGGAAGCTAAACGattagagatagagagagatagagagagagagagagaaagagagatagataCACTGAGACCCCGCAGCGAGTCAGCGGTTCATTCTTGATCGCGTCGGTGACTCGCTCGGCATGcctatatattttctactgCTTAAAGAACGAGCAGCGGCGCGAAAGGGGATCCGGAGCGGAACGCAGCCTCTCTCGCCTCTCTCTGTTCTCGAGGAGAGACGGGCAGTTCCATTCCCCGAGGgggggcgagagagagagagggggaggtcCGTCGATTCGTCCCGCTTCGATCCCCCGGCTCGATCACCGGGTCTTTGTACTGACCGCCGTAGTTGCGGTTCACGAGTTGGTCGCGATCGCACTCCGCCTCGCTGATCTCGTTGCTCTCCTTGCTGTCGTTGAAACTCGAGTTGTTCTGGTCGTGGTTCCTTGGCGGGGGTGGGGGCGGTTCCGGTGATCCAGAGACGGGGATATTGCGGGCCGACCCTACGCTGCGACGTCCAACCGAGCCGCGGGATCCGTAGTGGTCGTAGGGAGCGCCGTACTGTCCGTACTGGGAGCCGTATTGATCCTCCTCGGGCGCGCAGTTGGCCGGGTCGTCGTACTCGGGGGAGAAGACGTTGTGGGTTCCGCTGCCGCCTCCTTGGGACGGGACTCGGGAGTAGCGACCGTTTTGACGCGGCTGCGGATCAAAGAGAATCGTTGTCGAGGGAGATCGGAGAAATAGGCGGATCGAGACGTACCATGGATTGAGATCCGGAGCGGCTGTGGGCGGAAGCGTTGGTGGGATGGCCAACGGGTGGCCCCATGGTGCCCGAGTGTCCGTTGCCTGGGTGTGGGAAGGTCTGGAATTGCATGGCCTTGCTGGGGTCCATCTCCTCGCGGAATCCAAGAAGGTGGAAGGTGGCGTAGGGGCAGATCTCGTCTTCCATGCCTGAAAGAAACGATCACCAAGGGTAGACACTGCAGTTATGGAACCGATCGAACTAATCTATTCATTGTCAAAACGGGATTATGATGTTTCACCATTTGCGTATCGGGTGGGTGTTCTTTTGGGTGCGTTCGCCTCGTGCAATGCtaactaagaaaaaaaatctggcGGGTACCTACGTATATTCTCGTTCCTACGTGTTtcccctcttcttctctcgtaCTCGCCCGTTACACAGAGAAACGTTTATAGgaggtatatttatatatatatatacgttatatatatacgcatgcACGTTAATCAATCGTGTCTCGAATCGTTCTACAGTTCCGTTGTTGTCGTTCGCTCGCTTCTGTCTCTCATCATAGAAACCGTTGTCCGACATTTTGGAAAGATGAAAGGAAAAATGCGCGGAGCGAGACAACAACACCGTCCCTGCATCCAAATCCTTCCGTATTCGTGAAAAAAGTAGGACGAATCGAAAGGGATGTGGTTACTTTTCGTGTTTACATTCGTATATATTTGCGAAAATAAAGGAGGAACAATGAGCGCAAAGCATGCGTGAATGCGTGCAAAACATCGAAGTGGGTAATAAATAGCGAATATTGCATGAGCACGGCGTGAACAACCGTGAAGAATCGGAACGGACTTACGAAGAAGACCGGTTATATACGCAATAGCTGGATAGCCGGTCGATAAGTTAGTTAACCGTGGTAGATGTCGCGATAGAGAGACGAAGGCTCGTGACGGCGACacggagaggagaaagagcGCTTCGTTCGGTTCTTTAACTCTACTTTTTACCAACCTCTGTGGGATAGACCCTCGGCACTGCCCATACGAGGTGGCGGTGGACATCTTCGGTTCGGCGCGCAATGATTCAATTCTTCGTACATATGTCGTCTTGGATCCCACGTCGAGTGGCTTCTTATCGAGCCTGTCCCACCTATCGAACATATACTACAAACGTCGTACGACTGACTGCCGCTTACCGATCTTCGGTTTCGCCCTTCTTATCGATTTCTTATCGATTCATCGGCGGGCGTGAACTGAGAGGGCGATCGTGGAAACGGAGACGCGTAGCAATGCGATAAGCGCAAATAAAATAagggaggagaaaaataaCCGTTCCCCGGCACATACATATCTCGATtacgtttaaatatatatatatatatatatatatatataatatatatatatatatatatatatatatatagtatatagagagagagagaaaaaatattttgaagcgAGGCAAACAACGAGACAAACTGGCAATGACTATGAATATCCAACTTGTGTACGAATTACGTGTTTGTGGAGAATGGGTGTGTATGTTTGTGTTTTCAACGTATCGTCATCCCGATTCGTTCGACGAGAATGGTGAGAAAGAATTCTAAGACTCGTGTATATCATATATCGTATacatattcgattcgatttctgGTGTGTCacgaatgaataatgaaatgtaataaataaaataaaagaagaaacggtAAACACTATCGTGCCGATGCGACAACATCTAATAAAcgataattggaatttttagcTAGAGATCGTATTGTTGGCAGTTGTGGCTTACTTATCACTGTACCTCGCTTGATGCGATCGCAGGTGTTATAATTGGATCCGGGAACAGGGGGCAATTTACGGTTGGGCGGGGCGATGTATCCAAGCTCGTCGCGCAGATCGGGCCTTCGTTTGTCCAGGGTTGCTCCGCCTACTCCGGTTTGTTGGTAAACCACGTCGTCTAAAAAATCGAACGGACACGTAGCAGCGTGCCGGTTAGTTCGCTATAGGAACTGCTCCGTGCGCTCGATACGGATCGAAGTGGTCGGGGGTCGATAACGACGTAATATCGATCGTCCCATCCGGCCGACTTCCATCTCTGTTTCGTAATTAACGattgtgtaaaataataaaaaaaaattggtataCATTGTCCCTCGTAATATTTCTCGTCGGCTGATGAGATACCTCGCAGCCGCGTTTGCTCCGGGCCCCGAGTTCTCCTAGACAATGCGACGCAAATCACCACTATCCCTACAATAATGACGACGATCGTCGCTCCGACCGGTACAACCACGTTCACGTCCAGCCAGCCGGGCAACCAAGGGAAATAACGCCTCACGTCCGTGCTGTCGTTATCGCCGTTCCGCACGGGGGGCGCGATCGTACCTGTTCGTTAAGACAGTgcagaaaagagagagggttACCTTTATCGCTACCATGGCCCTTCCCTCTGAGAACGCAGATCACGATGACGGCAACGATTATAACGAGAATAGCTGCTACCACGGGTACGACCAGATTTAAGTTAgccatgaaaattttcatcggaTCCTCGTCGTTGCCACCACCGTTCACGTCAGGTAGCTCTCGGGCCGGTGCAATGGTGCCTGGAACAAAAAATATGGCGACCGTTCAATCCAGCCACCATTAGCACCGGCTACGAGGTGCGCCGTTGccgttttccttccttttccttttttctttttctttctttctttctttctttctttctttctttcctatcCCCTCTTATCgccttcttattttatttacctcCGGTTACGGTCAGCGTTGCGAATTCGTACTCGGCAACCGCGAACCCAGCGTTATTGTGGGCGGTGACGCGCAAGTGGTACCACGTGGCAGGGACCAAATCCAGAACTACGAAGTTGCCGCCCGGTTTAACGTTGTTCGACACCTGGTTCCATTCCTGTTGGTTCCTGAATCACACGATCGACAATtatcgacgacgacgatttaTAGATTTCGCGTTCTCGTTTCCCCCTTACTTCTTCTTGTGCTCGACCACGAAGTAGATCATGGGGCAGCCGCCGTCGGACCACGCGTTCAAGTGCAGAGTGATGCTGTTCGTCGCCACCTCGATGAACCTTGCCGCCTCGGGGATGATCGGTTTCGAGCCTTTGGTGCGGGTGTTGAGCATGTCGGATGGGTCGCCGGTTCCGATTCTAAAATCGAGTCAACGTCTCTTTGCCTCCAATAATGCGAACAATTAATTACACGTTTGTTCCTTTGTTTATTTGTTCATTCACCTACCCGTTGTACGCGGTTACGTAGATCTGGTATCTCGAGCCGCACAACAAATTCTCCAAAGTGTACTTCTGCACCGTGGAGCTGATCTGCGCCGTGTCCCAGTCGCCGAATTCCGGCTTGTAGTGGATCGTGTATCCGTGGATCGGGGCGTTGTCCTGGGGGTGAGGGCGCACCTTCATCGTCAGCGAGTTGGTGGTGGTCGCGGTGAGGGTGATTTGGGGCGAGTGAGGGGGAGCTGCGAAGTCGAGTTGGTCGGTCGAGtttcgagaaacgagaaattcATCCTCGCGAGGGTGCTTTCTCACCGTGCACGATCAACTGGTGGGTGACGGTGTCGTGGCCGAACGTGTTTTCCACGTAGCAAGAGTATTCCCCGGCGTCGGTGCGGTCCACTTCCTTGATGAACAGGGATCCTTCGGGCAATTGTCGCAGTCTGTCGCTGGATTGGAGCACGGCGCCTCGCACTTTCCACGTCACCTCGGGCGCGGGCACGCCGACGGCCAAGCAGGGTAATTTCACGTCCTCCTTGTAGGTGGCCGTGAATTTGTCGTCGAACGACGCGATCTTCGCCGGTACTGAAACAGTTTTCGAAAAAAGGATTGTGACGGGCTCGtcgagaagaggagaggggaggggtggAGATACCTCGAACGCTGGGCGCCAGTGCGACGATCTTGGAAGCCTCTCCCTCGCCGATGTTCGTGCTCGCGGTCACCCAGAAGTCGTATCTGCGCGTCTTGTCCAATTCGGACGCCTCGTGGGTGAGCTGATTGGGCGGCACCTTCTGGCTGCTCGGCTCCTCCGCGTTGTCCGCCTTCGTGTAAACGGTGTACTGGGTGATGACGCCGTTCGGTTGGCTGGGTGGCCTCCACGAAACCAGGATCGATTCGGACGACATGACGAGAGCCTTGATCGCGATAGGCGCTTCGGGGGCTGTGTACACGATATGATTAGGAAAGGATGAGGATTTGCGCGTTCGAGAAAAGCGTCTCTCAGGCTTCTCACCGTCCTGCTCGGTTTGGCAGTGAATGGGCGCGGACTTGACACCGTCTCCGCCAGAAGTGAAAGCCAAGACTTGCATGCTGTAGTTCGTGTACTTCTTCAATCCGTGCAAAATGGTCTCGCTCGAGGAGGTGATCTTGGTGTCCTTGGTGTTCTCGTCGTACCAGGTGTCGGAGGGTCCGTAGATGACCTGGATGACGAGGGATGTAACATTCGAAGACTCGACTCGTGGACGGGTAAGGGAGAACTACAATCACCTTGTATCCGGTGATGACTCCATTCGCGGCGCTAAGGGGGGGCGACATCCAGGAGATCCTGATGGTCTGGGAGGTCAAGGTGGTGCAAGTGGTGTCGTGAGGGGGTTGCTCGGGTACGCCCTCGGCGGTGTGCTGCCTCCGCTCCTCGCTCATCGGCCCCGATCCCACTTTGTTGAACGCTTGCACGACCACGCTGTACTGGGTGTACGTCTTCAGGTTCATGATCTGCAGGTGGTGCTCCTTTCCGTCCTCCTTCGAGAAGTCCACGGTTTCGAACATGTACGGTTTCTCGGAGGAGGAGAGCCTGTAGCCGACGTAGTATCCAAGGATCTCGCCGTTCCAATCCTCGCGAGGGGGCGGTTTCCACGTTACCTGAGTCGAAAAGAATTCGTAGAGAGGAactgaagaaagaaagaaagggagactCGAAGCGGAGCCGGTACCTTGAGGGTGTGCTGGTCGAGGTCGTCGACGCGGATGGAGGTTGGCGGGCCGCTGGGCGCCTCCTCGGCAGTGATTATGGTGACCGTGTCGGACGGGTCGGACGCGCCTATTTCGTTCTCGGCCACGATTCTGAGGTGGTAGGTGGTGGCGGGTCTGAGATTGAACACTCCGGCTACGTTCTGCTGGGATCCGGGCACCAGAACTCTGTCGATATCGGTCTCCCACGAGCCTTTGCTGATCTTGTACTCGATCACGTAGCGCTTGATCGGGCTGTTCCCGTCGTAGGGCGCCGCCCAGGAAAGTTGAACCGAGCGTCCGGATTTGTCCAACACCTTCAAACCGTACGGAACCTCGGGTACCTCTGCGAGGAAACGTAATTCGTAATTCGTAAACGGGGGAGAAGGGGGCGGAGGGAGAGAATAGACTCGAACCTTGCACGATCATGTTGATACTCGTGTCGTCGCTTCCGAAAGCGTTGGTCGCCACGCAGGTGAAGAGGGCCGAGTCGCTTCTCTCGGTTCTCTTGATGCTCAGGTCGGACAGCACGCCGTTCGCCAATATTTCCTCCCGGATCGTGTAACGGGAATCGCTCTTCGGGTCCAGCCTCTTGTTGTTCATGTTCCAGAGGATGCCGATCGGTTTCTCGCCTTGGGCCTCGCATTGCAACACGGCCGGCTCCCCTCGTCGCGCGGTCTGGTTCTTCAGTTTGATCTCGAAGTGGGGCGGGGCTGAAGCGATCGACGAAGATTAGGGCGGAGAAAAGGGTGGAGGACGGACGACGGAATACCTTGAACCGAGATGAAGATAACAGCCGAGAGTCCCGCGCCGATCCCGTTCACAGCCTCGCAGAGATAGTAGCCTTCGTTCGTCTTCTGAATGTTGTTGATCGACAGGGTCCCGTCCTCCACGCTAATGTCCGGATTGCTCAATTTCAGGTCGGTGTAATCGCCCGGTGTGTCCCCTGTGAAACGGGGAATAGGGCAGACGCGCTCGGGGACAGACGCCAGGATGGATGGTCGATCACTTACCAGCGGCCTTCTTCCACGTGACCTGGGGCTTGGGGAAACCGTCGGCTTTGCACTCGACGCGAGCGTCAGAGCCTTGAGCGAATGCCTTGTCGGTGGGCTCCAGGATCCAGCGTGGTGGTACTGTTACAGAATAACCAGGTCATTCCACGTGTTCCCCGGCGTACCACCCGTACGGGGCAGTTAATCCGGGAGCCAGTCGCGCCTCGTCGTGACCTCGGGCCCTGACTTCTCTCCAacccctcttttttcctttctttcgaggGACGCGCGTTTCACTTTCCACGTTTCACGAGCCGAAGATCACGACAGGCTGTTTCCTCGCATGCTGGACGAAACGTCGCGGCTCGCCCCCGCAACTGCGACGAAAACAACGACGACGACATTGCATCTAAAGTCGTGCATGCGGGAGTGTGAGAAGAGATGAAGTGATCGTTACGACTACTTGCGCTACGAAAACGGGTGAAAGATGATGAACGTGCGCAAGAGatggagagacagagagaaggagagagagagagaaagctcGGCTCGGAGCCGAACGCCGTGCATGCAAGGGTTAGGTAAGGTTAGGCTGCTGCGTTACGGTCCGTCGTGCTGCGGCGAAAGAAGTCGGagaaagagtgagagagagtgagagaaagCTATCTATATTTCGTTAGactaaaaaaagaggaggcgGCATGCGTTGTTGTCAAAAGAAAGATACATCTGCTACCGCTACGAATGcatgtaaaaagaaatgaatacgAGGCGAGACGTGTGGTGAGAGGGGCGGTTAAGGTGGTGGGGTTAAAGGAGGCGAAGGGTTTCGTCGATAGGTTGGCGAGAGGGTGATTTTCGGGGGTTGATCGGATGGTCGGTCGGTCGTGTTGGAGGAGAGCAAGGACGCGTTGTAGCGCGACGGGGGAGGGGGTACGGTGCGGTGAGATAACAATAAATCGACACTCGAATGTGATCACGAGAGACACGCAGCTCGATCGCTGGGAGGGTGATCCtgagataaatagataatccGGCGATAGATCGCGACGATCCATCGATCGTTGTTCGGTGTTgtcgttgttattattattattattattatacgaatgATGGCTCGttgagttttcttttttcttttttctcaggGGAGAAGAGGGGGGAGCTGGTGAAGCACGTGACGCGCACGAGAGGACGAGAAttgtcgtatatatatatatatatatacatataatacgtGTATCCTGATCGTCGGTGGTGCCTGTTATCGCTCGTTGGAGATCGCGCGGCGAGAAAAAGCCAACTCGAAAGAAAAAGCCATACTCGATAGGTGTCGTCGAAGAATATTAGCGACGATGAGAGCATGACAACGAGACAGGGTGGTAACGATCGAACGATGCGAGATACTTAGCCAACAGATAAACGATGCGGGTCAAGCTGAACCAAATTGCTGGATGGAATGGGAGGGGAACGAAGTGGGCTCTTTCCTCGGGCTTGGGTGTAACTTTGGTTCCGCTACTCGGCTGAATAAGGCGGGAAATAGGAGCGGACACGCACGAGGGGTGAACGTAGAACGAGGGGGATCGGACACAAAACGTGGGTATGCATAATACACGCGGAATGACGAGATTGCGGAACGggggatagagagagagagagagataggatAAGTAGAAGTCAGAGatagcgagagaaagagagagagagagagagagagagagaggtacgGACGAAAGCTGTGAACGCGAAAACTCTTCCGCTGTGTGAACTGAAATCCAGAAAGCTTTCGccaaaaaaggaaagatttcGTTCGAGCGTTCGTTCTCGGCAACGACGAAGATGcattcaatcaaaattattattaaagccTGCGATAAATGAAACAATCTGAATCGGGGTTGTGAACTGCGCCGGGCTGTTGCGCTGTTGCGTCTCATCTCATTCTTATTCGTTCTTATTCACCGTTCAATCAATTATTCATCAATTATTGCACGATATTATTCATTCACCACGATATTATTCCCACATTACTCTGTTCCCTAACCGTGAACACGCAACGTCGCCTCGTGGATCGCTTTGCCGGACGGATTGGTTGCGATACACGTGTAACGTCCCGCGTGGTCCGGCGTTACAGGCTCGATCAGCATCATGCTCATCCGTGGCCCGAGTTTCCCGACGTTGTATCCCATGAATTGCGAGAGGGGCCGATCCTCGTGGGTCCAGGCGATGTCGATGGGGGTGTCGCCCGTCGCCACCATGCACGCCAGTTGGGCGGCCTGCCCCGCGTAAATCGGTTGGTCGCCAAAATCGAACGGACTGATCCGTGGCAGGACTGGAACGATGAGCATCCCCGGCTAGATCCACACCCACGCACACGCATACACACCCCCTCGATGGATCCACAGTCTCGTCGTCATTGATCATCGTCTACGCAACGGACTTCTTCCCGTCCCTCGGTCGCCGAGAGTCGCCTTTTCCTCTGCTTCCTCCTCCCCATCCGCGTGGGACGCACGCCCACGTTTTCGTCTCGGCAACGACGCGAGGGAAAGGATCGAGAAGAGGCAGACAgccggaaagagagagagagagagagagagagagacgagacGCAGTGCGCGCGTGAGCGTGTGTTACGAGTGTGTgggagaaaggagaaagagaattgGACGGGGAACGAAACGGGAGGGGAAGTTTAGCTCGTCCTGAACTACGGACAAATTACCTTTGATCATTGGTAGCCCAAGGATAACGAGAGTGGGGGACTGTGGTCCAAAAGCTACACTCGGCCGAGCGACCTACCTAAACGATGATGCTTCGAAACAAACGATGCGGGAAGATAATT
The DNA window shown above is from Apis cerana isolate GH-2021 linkage group LG4, AcerK_1.0, whole genome shotgun sequence and carries:
- the LOC108001865 gene encoding cell adhesion molecule Dscam2 isoform X46, translated to MWLDPPGGGCNIPTYLTTMLLLAVLALTNVACAEDESMGPVFVKEPPNRVDFSNGTGAVVECQARGNPQPDIIWVRADGSAVGDVPGLRQVLPNGNLVFPPFRAEDYRQEVHAQVYSCLARSPAGSVHSRDVNVRAVVAQYYDTDVNKEYAIRGNSAILKCVVPSFVADFVKVLSWHTDQGEEFVPGDDYDGKYLVLPSGELHIRDVGPEDGYKTYQCRTKHRLTGETRLSATKGRLVITEPVGFAKPKFSTIDKSRTFEARQGQGVTLQCPAQAYPVPIFKWYKFIEGSSRRQPVQLNERVRQVSGTLIIREARVEDSGKYLCIVNNSVGGESVETVLTVTAPLGAEIEPSTQTIDFGRPATFTCNVRGNPIKTISWLKDGKPLGLEEAVLRIESVKKEDKGMYQCFVRNDQESAQATAELKLGGRFEPPQIRQAFAEETLQPGPSMFLKCVASGNPTPEITWELDGKRLSNTERLQVGQYVTVNGDVVSHLNISSTHTNDGGLYKCIAASKVGSAEHSARLNVYGLPFIRHMDKKAIVAGETLRVTCPVAGYPIESIVWERDTRVLPINRKQKVFPNGTLIIENVERMSDQATYTCVARNAQGYSARGTLEVQVMVSPQIAPISFGDEPVNAGDLVSVQCVVTKGDSPLEITWTFDSQPIRSDRMDVIVSNSGKRVKQLTIESVAARHAGEYTCVASNAAGSTSHSAKLDVNVPPRWILEPTDKAFAQGSDARVECKADGFPKPQVTWKKAAGDTPGDYTDLKLSNPDISVEDGTLSINNIQKTNEGYYLCEAVNGIGAGLSAVIFISVQAPPHFEIKLKNQTARRGEPAVLQCEAQGEKPIGILWNMNNKRLDPKSDSRYTIREEILANGVLSDLSIKRTERSDSALFTCVATNAFGSDDTSINMIVQEVPEVPYGLKVLDKSGRSVQLSWAAPYDGNSPIKRYVIEYKISKGSWETDIDRVLVPGSQQNVAGVFNLRPATTYHLRIVAENEIGASDPSDTVTIITAEEAPSGPPTSIRVDDLDQHTLKVTWKPPPREDWNGEILGYYVGYRLSSSEKPYMFETVDFSKEDGKEHHLQIMNLKTYTQYSVVVQAFNKVGSGPMSEERRQHTAEGVPEQPPHDTTCTTLTSQTIRISWMSPPLSAANGVITGYKVIYGPSDTWYDENTKDTKITSSSETILHGLKKYTNYSMQVLAFTSGGDGVKSAPIHCQTEQDAPEAPIAIKALVMSSESILVSWRPPSQPNGVITQYTVYTKADNAEEPSSQKVPPNQLTHEASELDKTRRYDFWVTASTNIGEGEASKIVALAPSVRVPAKIASFDDKFTATYKEDVKLPCLAVGVPAPEVTWKVRGAVLQSSDRLRQLPEGSLFIKEVDRTDAGEYSCYVENTFGHDTVTHQLIVHAPPHSPQITLTATTTNSLTMKVRPHPQDNAPIHGYTIHYKPEFGDWDTAQISSTVQKYTLENLLCGSRYQIYVTAYNGIGTGDPSDMLNTRTKGSKPIIPEAARFIEVATNSITLHLNAWSDGGCPMIYFVVEHKKKNQQEWNQVSNNVKPGGNFVVLDLVPATWYHLRVTAHNNAGFAVAEYEFATLTVTGGTIAPARELPDVNGGGNDEDPMKIFMANLNLVVPVVAAILVIIVAVIVICVLRGKGHGSDKDDVVYQQTGVGGATLDKRRPDLRDELGYIAPPNRKLPPVPGSNYNTCDRIKRGTVISGTGSIRSHSTWDPRRHMYEELNHCAPNRRCPPPPRMGSAEGLSHRGMEDEICPYATFHLLGFREEMDPSKAMQFQTFPHPGNGHSGTMGPPVGHPTNASAHSRSGSQSMPRQNGRYSRVPSQGGGSGTHNVFSPEYDDPANCAPEEDQYGSQYGQYGAPYDHYGSRGSVGRRSVGSARNIPVSGSPEPPPPPPRNHDQNNSSFNDSKESNEISEAECDRDQLVNRNYGVNARGKDGMTTEEMRKLIERNEAPSRQTGSGHGGHGGLLTPYDTVAV
- the LOC108001865 gene encoding cell adhesion molecule Dscam2 isoform X22; this translates as MWLDPPGGGCNIPTYLTTMLLLAVLALTNVACAEDESMGPVFVKEPPNRVDFSNGTGAVVECQARGNPQPDIIWVRADGSAVGDVPGLRQVLPNGNLVFPPFRAEDYRQEVHAQVYSCLARSPAGSVHSRDVNVRAVVAQYYDTDVNKEYAIRGNSAILKCVVPSFVADFVKVLSWHTDQGEEFVPGDDYDGKYLVLPSGELHIRDVGPEDGYKTYQCRTKHRLTGETRLSATKGRLVITEPVASTRPKFPSLADLQAFKMALGGAMTLLCPAQGFPVPSYRWYKFIEGSSRRQPVQLNERVRQVSGTLIIREARVEDSGKYLCIVNNSVGGESVETVLTVTAPLGAEIEPSTQTIDFGRPATFTCNVRGNPIKTISWLKDGKPLGLEEAVLRIESVKKEDKGMYQCFVRNDQESAQATAELKLGGRFEPPQIRQAFAEETLQPGPSMFLKCVASGNPTPEITWELDGKRLSNTERLQVGQYVTVNGDVVSHLNISSTHTNDGGLYKCIAASKVGSAEHSARLNVYGLPFIRHMDKKAIVAGETLRVTCPVAGYPIESIVWERDTRVLPINRKQKVFPNGTLIIENVERMSDQATYTCVARNAQGYSARGTLEVQVMVAPQIAPFSIGDEPANWGEAVSAVCTIVKGDLPIELAWALNGQPISANNHPDITISSTGKRVSLMTIEAVSGSHAGEYTCTASNAAGATSYSATLAVNVPPRWILEPTDKAFAQGSDARVECKADGFPKPQVTWKKAAGDTPGDYTDLKLSNPDISVEDGTLSINNIQKTNEGYYLCEAVNGIGAGLSAVIFISVQAPPHFEIKLKNQTARRGEPAVLQCEAQGEKPIGILWNMNNKRLDPKSDSRYTIREEILANGVLSDLSIKRTERSDSALFTCVATNAFGSDDTSINMIVQEVPEVPYGLKVLDKSGRSVQLSWAAPYDGNSPIKRYVIEYKISKGSWETDIDRVLVPGSQQNVAGVFNLRPATTYHLRIVAENEIGASDPSDTVTIITAEEAPSGPPTSIRVDDLDQHTLKVTWKPPPREDWNGEILGYYVGYRLSSSEKPYMFETVDFSKEDGKEHHLQIMNLKTYTQYSVVVQAFNKVGSGPMSEERRQHTAEGVPEQPPHDTTCTTLTSQTIRISWMSPPLSAANGVITGYKVIYGPSDTWYDENTKDTKITSSSETILHGLKKYTNYSMQVLAFTSGGDGVKSAPIHCQTEQDAPEAPIAIKALVMSSESILVSWRPPSQPNGVITQYTVYTKADNAEEPSSQKVPPNQLTHEASELDKTRRYDFWVTASTNIGEGEASKIVALAPSVRVPAKIASFDDKFTATYKEDVKLPCLAVGVPAPEVTWKVRGAVLQSSDRLRQLPEGSLFIKEVDRTDAGEYSCYVENTFGHDTVTHQLIVHAPPHSPQITLTATTTNSLTMKVRPHPQDNAPIHGYTIHYKPEFGDWDTAQISSTVQKYTLENLLCGSRYQIYVTAYNGIGTGDPSDMLNTRTKGSKPIIPEAARFIEVATNSITLHLNAWSDGGCPMIYFVVEHKKKNQQEWNQVSNNVKPGGNFVVLDLVPATWYHLRVTAHNNAGFAVAEYEFATLTVTGGTIAPPVRNGDNDSTDVRRYFPWLPGWLDVNVVVPVGATIVVIIVGIVVICVALSRRTRGPEQTRLRGISSADEKYYEGQYDVVYQQTGVGGATLDKRRPDLRDELGYIAPPNRKLPPVPGSNYNTCDRIKRGTVISGTGSIRSHSTWDPRRHMYEELNHCAPNRRCPPPPRMGSAEGLSHRGMEDEICPYATFHLLGFREEMDPSKAMQFQTFPHPGNGHSGTMGPPVGHPTNASAHSRSGSQSMPRQNGRYSRVPSQGGGSGTHNVFSPEYDDPANCAPEEDQYGSQYGQYGAPYDHYGSRGSVGRRSVGSARNIPVSGSPEPPPPPPRNHDQNNSSFNDSKESNEISEAECDRDQLVNRNYGVNARGKDGMTTEEMRKLIERNEAPSRQTGSGHGGHGGLLTPYDTVAV